The genomic region CAAAACGGTCAAACCCGCCCTCGCCGAAGCTCGGGAAATCCTCGACCGGGCGATCGCCCGCCAAGACGCCGATGCGGCCCTCAAGAAAACCTGCTCGGGGTCGGTGGAAGTTTGCGCTTACAGCGTCTCCGATCGCGTCTTGCGCGTCCAATTGCAGCCCGATTACCTCAGTGAAGTTCGCAAAACCGCCACCACTGCCGATCGCACGGGCAATCCTAAAGTCCGAGCCGACCTAACCGAACACGTGCAAACCCTGCAAAACGCCTTAGAAACCATTAGCGACAATACCCAAATTCCTTTAGAACTCTACGATCCTTACGGCGCCCTCCTCGGACGCCATACCCCGCGCTAAACCAACTCAAACCGTCTAAAAAGTGCCTAAAACTGTTGCAACTGGGCCTCGTCGTTGAAAAATTTCCCGGCAATTCCCCGGGTCACTAACAACGCCGTCAGCAGGTTGACACAAGCCAGCATGAACATAATCAAAATCTGATAAGCTGCCGCATTGAGCGGCTTGACGCCACTGAGCAACTGTCCGGTAATAATCCCGGGTAAAGTCACGATTCCCACGACCATCATCGCGTTGAGGGTCGGAATCAGTCCGGCCCGGATCGCTTCGCGACGATAGGAGGCGATCGCCTGTTGGGGGGTCGCTCCCAAAGATAAATGGGTTTCGATTTCAATTTGGGTATTGTTGAGTGTCGTCGCCAGTCGTTCTCCGGCGATCGCCGCCGCATTGGTCGCATTGCCCAAAACAATCCCAGTCAGGGGAATAATATAGTGAGGATCGCTCCAGGCTTGCGGCTCGCGCAAGACGACCAGATTGACATAGGTCATCGTCAGCGCACTACTGAAACAAATCGACCCCCACACCATCGGCAAGACGTTGGGGAGTTTATTGCCGATCCGATTTTTGGCAACAATCGAGGCGATCGTCAACATGACCGCCAACACTGCCAAAATTGCCCAGGGATTTTTCCACTCGAACACCGCCTCTAAAAAAGTACCGACGACGAGCAACTGAACCACCGTCCGCGCCGCCGCTAAAGCGAGTTGTCCTTGCAAACCCAATTGCTGCCAAATTGACAGGGCGATCGCCACGGCAATCAAGCCTACAGATAATCCTAAATCGAGCAGATCGAGTTCGATGCGTTCCATAGAGGGGAAGGTTAGAAGGGACTAGGGAGGAGGCAATCTTGTCAGAGGGAACAGGGGAAAAGCAGGGAAAAGAAACATTCCCAAGCCTGTGCTGCGCTCAAGCCTGTGGTGCGCTCAAGTTGAGCGCGTCCTCGAATACGATGGGGCAATTTCGCGAGACAATCGAAACAGGCAGTCACGCTGGATGGGAGTGAGGAATGAGTAAAATACCCCCGATCGACTTAGCACGAGAATACCAAACGATCCGCCACGAGATCGAAGCCGCCGTCGGAGATGTTTTAGTCTCCGGACAGTATATCGGCGGTCCACAAGTGGCAGAGTTTGAGGCAGAATTTGGGACTTACGTGGGAACGTCCGAATGCGTGGCGTGCAATTCCGGGACGGATGCCCTTTATTTGGCCTTGAGGGCCCTCGACGTCGGCCCGGGGGATGAAGTGATTACCTCCCCGTTTACCTTTTTCGCTACGGCGGAAACGATTTCGTTAACTGGGGCCACTCCCGTGTTTGTGGATATTGACGAAACGTTTAATCTCGACGCGCAACAAGTGGAGGCGGCGATTTCTGAGAAAA from Oxynema aestuarii AP17 harbors:
- a CDS encoding ABC transporter permease; its protein translation is MERIELDLLDLGLSVGLIAVAIALSIWQQLGLQGQLALAAARTVVQLLVVGTFLEAVFEWKNPWAILAVLAVMLTIASIVAKNRIGNKLPNVLPMVWGSICFSSALTMTYVNLVVLREPQAWSDPHYIIPLTGIVLGNATNAAAIAGERLATTLNNTQIEIETHLSLGATPQQAIASYRREAIRAGLIPTLNAMMVVGIVTLPGIITGQLLSGVKPLNAAAYQILIMFMLACVNLLTALLVTRGIAGKFFNDEAQLQQF